A DNA window from Halarsenatibacter silvermanii contains the following coding sequences:
- a CDS encoding ABC transporter ATP-binding protein, producing MASEITSDEVHDKNILEMRGITKLFPGVRANDEVDLIVEDGEIHALVGENGAGKTTLMKILYGMLEADAGKIFYNGQEVDIEGPQDAINLGIGMVHQHFKLVDTLTVTENIILGSEPRKGLSINVKKAKKRVEEISEKFGLHVDPDAKIQDIPVGMQQRVEIIKILYRGADLLVFDEPTAVLTPQEIDELFEIFRSLKEEGKTMIFITHKLQEVKKVTDSITVLRDGKSVGRVKTENVSQNEVAEMMVGREVLFDVEKKKASPGEKILEVERLHVNDNRGIEAVSGISFSIDRGEIFGVAGVEGNGQTELVEALTGLREIESGSVNYKGEDITGIDARQIKDRKIAHIPEDRQRRGLILDFDLAENMILGYQHQTPFSRNGLMNYERIYDNAEALIEEFDVRTSSFRNSAGKLSGGNQQKAVIAREFSRNPELLIASQPTRGVDVGSIEFIHEQLVKKRDEGVAVLLVSAELSEIISLSDRIGVIFDGELVKIMKTARTDERELGKLMTGGTVKEAD from the coding sequence TCAGGGCTAACGATGAGGTTGATCTGATCGTCGAGGATGGAGAAATTCACGCTCTGGTGGGCGAAAATGGTGCTGGAAAAACCACTTTGATGAAAATTTTATACGGAATGCTGGAGGCGGATGCGGGTAAAATTTTTTATAATGGCCAAGAAGTTGACATTGAAGGCCCTCAGGATGCTATAAATCTGGGAATAGGTATGGTGCACCAGCATTTTAAACTGGTGGACACTCTGACCGTGACGGAGAATATTATCCTCGGTTCAGAGCCCAGAAAAGGGTTATCTATAAACGTTAAAAAGGCCAAAAAGAGAGTTGAGGAAATCTCAGAAAAGTTTGGTCTTCACGTCGATCCCGATGCTAAAATTCAAGATATACCGGTCGGAATGCAGCAGAGAGTTGAAATAATTAAGATCCTTTATCGAGGAGCCGATCTTTTGGTCTTTGATGAACCGACGGCGGTTCTTACCCCTCAGGAGATAGATGAATTGTTTGAGATTTTTCGCTCTCTTAAAGAAGAAGGCAAAACAATGATATTTATAACGCATAAACTTCAGGAAGTAAAAAAAGTTACCGACAGCATAACTGTTCTTCGAGATGGAAAGAGCGTGGGCAGAGTAAAGACTGAAAATGTAAGCCAGAATGAAGTAGCTGAAATGATGGTGGGACGAGAGGTTTTATTCGACGTCGAGAAAAAAAAGGCCAGCCCGGGAGAGAAAATTCTCGAAGTAGAGCGCCTGCATGTAAATGATAATAGAGGTATCGAAGCAGTTAGTGGAATTTCCTTTTCAATAGATAGAGGAGAAATTTTTGGGGTTGCCGGTGTTGAAGGTAACGGTCAAACTGAACTCGTCGAGGCGCTGACGGGATTGAGAGAGATCGAGTCGGGGAGTGTTAATTATAAAGGCGAAGATATTACCGGAATCGATGCCCGGCAGATTAAGGATAGAAAGATTGCCCATATTCCCGAAGACAGGCAGCGCCGGGGACTGATTCTTGATTTTGACCTGGCTGAAAATATGATTCTGGGTTATCAGCATCAAACACCTTTCTCTCGAAATGGTCTGATGAATTATGAAAGGATATATGATAATGCTGAAGCTCTAATAGAAGAATTTGATGTGAGAACCAGCAGCTTTCGCAATTCTGCCGGCAAATTATCAGGGGGGAATCAGCAGAAAGCTGTGATAGCCAGGGAATTTTCAAGGAATCCGGAACTCCTTATAGCCTCTCAGCCGACACGTGGGGTAGATGTAGGGTCTATTGAGTTTATTCACGAGCAGCTTGTAAAAAAGCGTGATGAAGGTGTGGCAGTTTTGCTTGTATCAGCTGAGCTTTCGGAAATAATTTCGCTCAGCGATAGAATAGGTGTCATTTTCGATGGGGAACTTGTGAAAATTATGAAGACCGCCCGGACCGATGAAAGAGAGCTGGGAAAACTGATGACCGGCGGTACAGTAAAGGAGGCGGATTAG
- a CDS encoding ABC transporter permease has protein sequence MSDLLSGSGDSLASSKIKKILLDLGLSLLSIVIALLVGAIFIVLAGESPAVAYGALYEGALGGTRQILSTFWRSTPLIFTGFALAIPFRAGLFNIGGEGQLLVGGFSAAFVGFYFELPAVIHAPFALLAGVAAGGIWALIPAVLKALKGAHEVIVTIMMNYIATYLTIHYGINYFREGGRQALPDIHESAEIFRLAEITELPLLGNLPFVHMLSYPGLRLHVNFLLALISALLLWFLLWKTTYGYEIRSVGLNPSAAEYGGISSNKNIIISMVIGGALAGLAGAGEALGTHHTFIQGMDAGHGFTGIAVALLGRNHPAGIILAGILFGGLSEGGLEMQFAGVPAEIVEIVQGLIIFFVAALQMLKYFLARRRAKGEDE, from the coding sequence ATGTCAGATCTCCTGAGCGGTTCGGGAGACTCGTTGGCCAGCAGCAAAATTAAAAAGATTTTGCTGGATTTAGGCCTTTCTCTGCTTTCTATTGTAATTGCTCTTCTTGTTGGGGCTATTTTTATTGTTCTGGCCGGGGAATCTCCTGCGGTGGCCTATGGTGCTCTTTATGAAGGGGCCCTCGGCGGTACCAGACAGATTCTGAGCACCTTCTGGCGGTCTACTCCTTTGATTTTTACCGGCTTTGCTCTGGCTATCCCCTTTCGCGCGGGACTTTTTAATATTGGAGGAGAGGGCCAGCTGCTGGTGGGTGGTTTTTCGGCAGCTTTTGTAGGTTTTTATTTCGAGCTGCCCGCAGTCATCCATGCTCCTTTTGCTCTGCTGGCCGGTGTTGCTGCCGGGGGGATTTGGGCTTTAATACCTGCTGTTCTCAAAGCGTTAAAAGGAGCTCATGAGGTAATCGTTACAATAATGATGAATTATATAGCAACTTATCTAACTATTCATTATGGAATAAATTATTTTAGAGAAGGAGGGCGTCAGGCACTGCCAGACATACATGAATCGGCGGAAATTTTTCGACTGGCAGAAATTACTGAACTCCCCCTGTTGGGCAATCTTCCCTTCGTGCATATGCTATCTTACCCGGGACTGCGACTCCATGTAAACTTTTTGCTGGCTCTTATCTCAGCGCTGTTGTTATGGTTTCTTCTCTGGAAAACCACCTATGGATACGAGATAAGGTCGGTGGGACTCAATCCCTCTGCCGCCGAGTATGGTGGTATTAGTTCAAATAAAAACATCATCATCTCCATGGTTATAGGAGGAGCTCTGGCCGGTCTGGCCGGCGCTGGAGAGGCGCTGGGCACTCACCATACCTTTATTCAGGGAATGGATGCAGGTCATGGTTTCACCGGTATAGCTGTCGCATTGCTGGGGCGTAATCACCCAGCGGGAATCATTCTGGCGGGTATTCTCTTCGGGGGGCTATCCGAAGGAGGCCTGGAGATGCAGTTTGCTGGTGTACCTGCTGAAATCGTAGAAATTGTACAGGGTCTGATTATATTTTTCGTGGCGGCTCTGCAGATGCTCAAATACTTCCTGGCTCGCAGAAGAGCTAAAGGGGAGGATGAATGA
- a CDS encoding ABC transporter permease: protein METLRQLFSVPLILSSLRFATPLVLAAIGGTFNERSGVINIGLEGMMLFGAFSAVYGTFITGNPWLGVLYAAAGGALLALILAVVCVSLKADQIVVATGINIFASGLTVYLLQIFFDSAGRSPRVPRLPAFRVLGARYNPMTLLAVLLVPIAWYILFRTPWGLRIRSVGEHPSAADSLGIDVNKYRFICVLISGVLAGLAGAHLSIGDGASFLSDMSEGRGFIALAAMIFGKWNPLGALGAALLFGYFEAVAIRVDILWLPSELLRSIPYIMTIIVLAGAIGRASPPASIGEPYFQEEE from the coding sequence ATGGAGACCTTAAGACAGCTATTTTCCGTTCCTCTGATACTTTCCAGCCTGCGTTTTGCCACTCCCTTAGTGCTGGCGGCTATCGGAGGAACTTTCAATGAGCGTTCAGGGGTAATTAATATTGGATTGGAAGGGATGATGCTGTTTGGAGCTTTTTCTGCGGTTTACGGCACTTTCATCACGGGGAATCCCTGGCTGGGGGTTTTATATGCGGCTGCAGGCGGTGCACTTTTAGCTCTTATTCTGGCGGTTGTCTGTGTCTCGCTTAAGGCTGATCAAATAGTAGTTGCTACCGGTATCAATATATTTGCCTCTGGCTTAACTGTTTATTTGCTTCAGATATTTTTTGATTCCGCCGGCAGATCGCCGCGTGTCCCCAGGCTGCCAGCATTTCGGGTGCTCGGCGCGCGTTATAATCCCATGACGCTTTTGGCGGTCCTGCTGGTTCCGATAGCCTGGTATATTCTTTTCCGTACTCCCTGGGGTTTGAGAATCCGTTCTGTGGGAGAACATCCGAGTGCTGCTGATTCTCTAGGGATTGATGTAAATAAGTATAGATTTATCTGTGTTCTTATAAGTGGAGTTCTGGCCGGTCTGGCCGGAGCCCATCTCAGTATTGGTGACGGAGCTTCTTTTCTCAGCGATATGTCAGAAGGTCGCGGATTTATTGCTCTGGCGGCTATGATTTTTGGCAAATGGAATCCCCTGGGGGCTCTGGGGGCTGCCCTGCTCTTTGGATATTTTGAGGCAGTTGCCATCAGGGTCGACATACTCTGGCTTCCTTCTGAACTGCTGCGTTCGATACCATATATAATGACTATAATAGTTCTTGCCGGTGCCATCGGTCGGGCCAGCCCGCCCGCTTCTATAGGCGAGCCCTATTTTCAGGAAGAAGAATAG
- a CDS encoding DUF401 family protein, translating to MISITGTFAAFLLVVFLLSQQRSLGTAMLIGSLLVGLTATEDFSYNFQQLGSTFLEGVYDPMTLQLVALVSLVTIFAYMMKEMSMLKDLIAVVTNYLNSAYLSIVTIPSLIGVLPIPGGAIFSAPMIEPLGEKMKLDGAELTSLNIYFRHLWYFSFPYIPSLILASSLSGIDLLTIAAMHLPIVGFMIVIGWIYYGRAGAGREEMEKNAADSSADQKEAEATGDSSPSRKKLINAFLPYLVVLLPPILLGIDFVLSLLIGIVLVALLKRENFKLSMIKNGFNLDLAYGIFGIMIFRAFIENSEGVENFTEFFLEAGISPLLLALIVPFVVGLLTGNHVGAIGISYPVVLSVFSGSNAFPLWHMIIFSTSYFGYMMSPFHMCNIMTVKYYNTTLKSYYKHILLPMGSSAAGVLLLGVIYWFWMAI from the coding sequence TTGATCTCTATTACGGGAACATTTGCTGCCTTTTTACTGGTCGTATTTTTGCTTTCACAGCAAAGAAGCCTGGGTACAGCCATGCTGATTGGGTCTTTGCTGGTTGGTTTGACCGCAACTGAGGATTTTTCCTATAATTTTCAGCAGCTGGGGTCGACTTTTCTGGAAGGGGTATATGACCCTATGACCCTGCAGCTGGTTGCTCTGGTCAGCCTGGTCACTATTTTTGCCTATATGATGAAAGAGATGAGTATGCTGAAGGATTTGATCGCCGTAGTGACAAATTACCTCAATAGTGCCTATCTATCCATTGTAACGATCCCATCATTGATAGGAGTGCTGCCCATTCCGGGAGGAGCCATATTTTCCGCCCCGATGATTGAGCCTTTGGGTGAAAAGATGAAATTGGATGGGGCCGAGCTGACATCTCTTAACATTTATTTTCGGCATCTCTGGTATTTTTCATTCCCATACATCCCCAGTTTAATTCTGGCCTCTTCTTTATCAGGGATTGATCTGCTTACAATAGCAGCCATGCATCTTCCGATAGTCGGATTTATGATTGTCATAGGATGGATCTATTACGGAAGGGCTGGAGCCGGCAGAGAAGAGATGGAAAAAAACGCCGCGGATTCTTCTGCGGATCAAAAAGAAGCTGAGGCTACAGGCGATTCTTCTCCTTCCCGCAAAAAATTGATCAACGCTTTTCTTCCCTATCTGGTCGTGCTGCTGCCACCAATTTTGCTGGGAATAGACTTTGTGCTCTCACTGTTGATTGGCATTGTTCTGGTAGCACTGCTAAAAAGGGAAAACTTTAAACTGAGCATGATCAAAAATGGTTTCAACCTCGATCTGGCCTATGGTATATTTGGTATCATGATTTTTAGAGCCTTTATAGAAAATTCAGAGGGAGTGGAAAACTTTACAGAATTCTTTCTGGAAGCAGGTATATCTCCTCTACTTCTCGCTCTGATAGTTCCCTTTGTAGTTGGATTGCTGACAGGCAATCACGTCGGTGCTATCGGTATTTCCTATCCGGTGGTTTTGTCGGTTTTTTCCGGGAGTAATGCTTTCCCTCTCTGGCATATGATAATTTTCAGCACCAGTTACTTTGGTTATATGATGTCTCCTTTTCATATGTGCAATATCATGACCGTAAAGTATTATAATACGACGCTCAAAAGTTATTATAAACATATACTTTTACCCATGGGTAGTTCAGCTGCAGGAGTGCTTCTGCTGGGGGTTATATACTGGTTCTGGATGGCAATATAA
- a CDS encoding carbohydrate kinase family protein, which translates to MKFKFEAGMEIPESEVDLLAVGELLVDLIAEQETGGLARAERFGRHFGGSPANIALNVRSLGPKTSLISRVGEDGLGDFLLDILKKGEVEIKGIRRDRQENTSIILITQSKESPEFLAYRGAEKCLKPGDIDSELIRRSGLVHISTFAISAAKSRRALDKVMRIARDQGKILSLDPNYRPQLWEGDNPGHEYIKELLKKVNIVKPSLDDARALFGPASREEYIRMFHNAGADLVILTLGADGLLASTGEEQKYYPSLAEEVKDTTGAGDAFWSGFYAGLIGGKKLSASIQCGNALAAEALKMTGAPLEAADLEEIKKKYEIDAGE; encoded by the coding sequence ATGAAATTCAAATTTGAAGCCGGGATGGAAATTCCAGAGTCCGAGGTCGATCTGCTCGCCGTTGGTGAACTTTTGGTCGACCTGATAGCTGAGCAGGAGACCGGAGGTTTAGCCCGGGCTGAAAGATTTGGGCGGCATTTTGGTGGCTCTCCTGCCAATATAGCCCTTAATGTCAGGAGCCTCGGTCCTAAAACATCTCTTATCAGCAGGGTGGGTGAAGATGGTCTCGGCGATTTTCTGCTTGATATATTAAAGAAGGGCGAAGTCGAAATAAAGGGCATCAGACGTGATAGGCAGGAGAATACCTCGATTATTTTAATAACTCAGAGCAAAGAATCTCCGGAATTTCTGGCCTATCGTGGAGCGGAAAAATGTCTCAAACCTGGAGATATAGATTCAGAACTGATCAGAAGATCTGGACTGGTTCACATATCGACCTTTGCTATCTCTGCAGCAAAGAGTAGACGAGCTCTGGACAAAGTGATGAGAATCGCCAGAGATCAGGGGAAGATTTTATCGCTGGATCCGAATTACCGTCCTCAACTCTGGGAGGGAGATAATCCCGGACACGAGTACATAAAAGAACTTCTGAAAAAGGTTAATATCGTTAAGCCTTCTCTGGATGATGCCCGGGCCCTATTCGGACCGGCCAGCCGCGAGGAATACATCCGGATGTTTCATAATGCAGGTGCGGATTTGGTTATACTTACTCTAGGGGCTGATGGATTGCTGGCTTCGACCGGGGAGGAGCAGAAATATTACCCTTCCCTTGCTGAGGAAGTCAAAGATACCACCGGAGCGGGAGATGCTTTTTGGTCGGGTTTTTATGCCGGACTGATCGGGGGAAAAAAGCTCTCTGCTTCTATACAATGTGGAAATGCGCTGGCAGCTGAAGCATTAAAAATGACCGGTGCTCCTTTGGAGGCTGCTGATCTGGAGGAGATCAAAAAAAAATATGAGATCGATGCCGGGGAGTGA
- a CDS encoding glycosyltransferase, producing the protein MAKKPQLIAFLNPQGNFDPGDSYWTEHPDFGGQLVYVKEVALALAESHGVRVDILTRRIKDTDWPEFSERIEKYPRSDRVRIVRIPFGGDAFLNKEQLWPHIIDYVDGIEHFYDEEGEFPDIATTHYGDGGLAGAMLFERKQIPFTFTGHSLGAQKMDKLNVSSENLEEMLDRFNFHLRIAAERLSMNNSATIFVSTEQERKTQYTHPAYDDVVDIEDDDSFSVVPPGVNLDVFHSEKDSKDHEIKQRIEKKLKRDLDSGREDKPAVIAASRLDAKKNHAGLVKAFAASPELQEEVNLVMTLRGIDNPFAGYDQADEDEKKILDEIMGIIRNNDLEGKVSMFSLASQQELASCYRVLAEKKSIFALVSFHEPFGLAPIEAMASGLPVVATENGGPEEILYEDDQDYGVLVNPEDPEDISRGLLEIVNSEDDWQYYHRAGQKRVENKYTWEATAARYLERLSSILAQPDRYLPKNFEKVPAYFFDSGEENELIELLKDVYPMD; encoded by the coding sequence ATGGCAAAAAAACCGCAGCTGATAGCTTTTTTAAATCCGCAGGGAAATTTTGATCCCGGAGATAGCTATTGGACTGAACATCCCGATTTTGGTGGTCAGCTGGTTTACGTCAAAGAAGTAGCCCTGGCTCTGGCAGAATCACACGGAGTCAGAGTTGATATTCTGACCCGCAGAATCAAAGATACTGACTGGCCTGAGTTTTCCGAGAGGATTGAGAAATATCCTCGCAGTGATCGGGTGAGAATTGTAAGAATACCCTTCGGAGGAGATGCATTTCTCAACAAGGAGCAGTTATGGCCTCATATTATTGATTATGTTGATGGTATAGAGCATTTTTATGATGAAGAAGGCGAGTTTCCGGACATTGCCACCACTCATTATGGAGACGGGGGACTGGCAGGTGCAATGCTTTTTGAGAGGAAGCAAATTCCCTTTACATTCACAGGACACTCGCTGGGAGCTCAAAAAATGGATAAACTCAATGTTAGCAGTGAAAATCTCGAAGAAATGCTCGACCGTTTCAATTTTCATCTTAGAATTGCCGCGGAAAGATTAAGTATGAACAACTCTGCCACGATTTTTGTCTCGACCGAGCAGGAACGAAAAACACAGTACACACATCCCGCCTACGATGATGTGGTGGATATTGAAGATGATGACAGCTTTTCCGTGGTTCCTCCCGGCGTAAATCTGGATGTTTTTCATTCTGAAAAAGACTCCAAAGATCACGAAATTAAGCAGCGTATTGAGAAAAAATTGAAACGAGATCTGGATTCAGGGAGGGAAGATAAGCCTGCAGTGATAGCGGCCAGCCGTCTTGATGCCAAGAAGAACCATGCCGGCCTGGTTAAAGCTTTTGCCGCAAGTCCCGAGCTGCAGGAAGAAGTCAACCTGGTTATGACTCTGCGCGGTATAGATAATCCTTTTGCCGGTTACGATCAGGCTGATGAAGATGAAAAAAAGATTCTGGATGAAATAATGGGAATAATCAGAAACAATGATTTAGAAGGTAAAGTGAGTATGTTTTCTCTGGCCAGCCAGCAGGAACTGGCTTCCTGTTATAGAGTTCTGGCTGAAAAAAAGTCTATTTTTGCTCTGGTTTCCTTCCATGAGCCATTTGGTCTGGCGCCGATCGAAGCCATGGCTTCGGGCCTGCCGGTGGTGGCAACAGAAAATGGAGGGCCGGAAGAGATTCTTTATGAAGACGACCAGGATTACGGAGTTCTCGTAAACCCCGAGGATCCTGAAGATATCTCCAGAGGACTGCTCGAAATAGTCAATTCCGAAGATGACTGGCAGTATTATCATAGAGCGGGTCAGAAAAGAGTGGAAAATAAATACACCTGGGAGGCCACCGCTGCCAGATATCTGGAACGCCTTAGCAGTATTTTAGCTCAACCCGACCGTTATCTTCCGAAGAATTTTGAAAAAGTCCCCGCATATTTTTTTGATTCTGGTGAAGAGAATGAGCTGATTGAGCTGCTTAAAGATGTTTATCCAATGGATTAA